From Aedes albopictus strain Foshan chromosome 1, AalbF5, whole genome shotgun sequence, one genomic window encodes:
- the LOC115256573 gene encoding uncharacterized protein LOC115256573, protein MQSTRVISVLLVAILASVAAIPVGVDVDISEQISASIEAVKNVGVFQAGSQNAVPNRLPGQDGKVGQQLVYTLGQRVAGDRLVSTKTDSKQWPTLQDVTLSLAYPQSGVGAVVTYVQVIVKQSSNLGKGYVVSGGIGQRFIHLMIEAYSTTYFNYSVQIFGL, encoded by the exons ATGCAGAGCACGCGTGTAATTTCAGTTCTATTGGTGGCCATTTTGGCCTCGGTAGCGGCAATCCCAGTAGGCGTCGACGTCGACATATCCGAGCAAATCTCGGCCTCGATCGAAGCGGTCAAGAACGTGGGAGTTTTTCAAGCCGGGTCTCAGAATGCGGTGCCGAATCGCCTTCCGGGTCAGGACGGCAAAGTGGGTCAACAGCTGGTCTACACCCTTGGACAACGGGTTGCAG GTGATCGCCTTGTGTCGACCAAGACGGATAGCAAACAATGGCCTACGCTACAGGACGTAACGCTGAGCTTGGCCTATCCACAGTCCGGTGTAGGGGCGGTTGTGACGTACGTGCAGGTGATCGTAAAGCAGAGTAGCAATCTCGGCAAGGGTTACGTCGTTTCCGGTGGAATCGGTCAGCGTTTCATCCACCTGATGATCGAGGCCTACAGTACCACCTACTTCAACTACAGTGTTCAAATCTTTGGTTTGTAA